Sequence from the Brevundimonas diminuta genome:
CTGGAAGTTCGGCGCCGCGATGACGTGCTCGACCAGGTTCTCGGACGTGCCGCCCGGCTGCGTCCAGGCCGTCACGGCCTGCGGACCCGGCAGGAAGAAGTCGCGGCCCGACAGGGCGGCCGACGGCGACAGGCTCTGTTCGAACTCCAGCACCGAGATGCGTTGCCCGGCCGAGGCGGTCGCGCCGGCGTCTTCCTTGCCGCCGCCCAGACCGAACGGCAGGTTGCGGCGCACGGTGCCGCAGGACGCCATCGTTGCGGCGACGCCGCAGATCAGCGCGACTTTCAGAACTCGGTTCATCGGGGGCGTCCTGTAAGGGGTCGTCACTATTGGGCGGCCGGCGCGGCGGCGGGAGCCGCCTGGGCAGGTGCAGCTTGGGCCGGAGCAGCCTGAGCGGCCGAGGGCGTCATCGCGTTCGCAGCGCCTGCGGCCGGCGGCGTCGCCTTGGCGGCGGCGTCGATGATGGGCTTGATGGCGGCGGCGGTGCCGGCGTCGATGGATTCTACGGCGATCTGGGCGCGCTGACGGATCGAGTCCGGCACGTCCTGACCCAGTTGCAGCAACACGAAGGCCTCACGCGCTTCCTTGGTCTTGCCGTGTTGCAGGCGCGCCAGGGCCAGGGCTTCCTGGGCGAAGGCGTGCAGCGGGCGCTTGTCTTCGGCCAGCGGCGTCAGGCGCTTTTCGATCTCGGCCAGCGGCGCGGTGTCCATGACCAGGAAGGCGGCCTTCAGGGCGGGCGGGTCCGACAGGATCGGATCGCTGGACGCCTTGGCGGCTTCGTCGAACAGGCGGACAGCCTCTGGGAACTTGTTGGCGCTTACGGCTAGGCCGGCCTGCTGCTGCAGGGCCAGGACCTTGTAGGCGCCGTTGCCTTCCTTGATCGCTTCCTCGAAGGCGGCGCGGGCGTCCATCGGCTTGTCGGCGCGCAGGGCCTCCATGCCGCGATCATAGGCCTCGGCGGCCTTTGCGGCCTTGTTGGAGTTCAGGCTGTCCCAGCCCCACCAGCCCAGGGCGCCGATCAGGGCGACGACCAGCACCACGCCGAAAACGGGCAGCCAGGTCTTGGCCAGGCGCTTCAACTTGTCGGAGCGAAGCTCCTCCTCGACCTGCTCGAAGACATCAACCACTGAAACGTCGCCCCAAAATCGCGAAATGCAAACCGGCGCGGACCCTAGAAGGTCGGCTCCCCGCCCGCAACGTCGTCCGTTACTGCGAAGCCGGCTTTTTCGAGAAGTAGGTCTCGACTTCGGCAGGAAAACGGCGGGTTTTCACATCGCTGGCGAAAGCGGCCGCCGCGCGGTCGATCTCGATGCGCAGATCGGCGTATTTGCGCACGAACTTCGGGGTCCAGTCGAACATGCCCAGCATGTCGTTGACCACCAGCACCTGACCGTCGCAGGCGGCCGAGGCACCGATGCCGATGGTGGGAACGTCGATCGTCTCGGTGATCTCGCGCGCCAGCGATTCGGCGACGCCCTCGATGACGATGCAAAAGGCGCCGGCCTCCGCGACGGCCTTGGCCTCGGCCAGCACCCGGTCGCGCTCGCTCTCGGTCCGGCCCTTGGCCTTGAACCCGCCCTCGGCCAGGATCGCCTGGGGTCGCAGGCCGACATGGCCCATGACCGGAATGCCGCGCTTGACCAGGAAGGCGACGATCTCGGCCATTTCGATGCTGGTTTCCAGCTTCACCGCCTGGGCGCCCGTCTCCTTCATCACCCGCACGCAGTTGGCGTAGGCGACCTCCTTGCCGCCTTCATAAGAGCCGAACGGCATGTCCACGACCACCATGGCCCGCTTGGCGCCGCGCATGACGGCCTGCCCGTGCAGGATCATCATCTCCAGCGTCACGCCGACGGTATTGGGCAGGCCGTGAACCGCCATCCCCAGGCTGTCGCCGACCAGCAGCACGTCGCAGTGCGGATCCAGCAGGGCCGCCATCGGCGCGTCATAGGCCGTCAGGCAAACGATCGGCTCGCCGCCCTTGCGCCCTGCGATATCGGGCACGGTGATGCGTTTGACGCTCTCTTGGGTATGGACGGACATCGCCGGGCCTCCTGACGTGAAGGGGTCAGATAGGCCCCTGCCCCGCCGGTGTCACCCTTGCAGCCGCGCTCACACGTCCTGCGACAGCTTCGCCACGCCCGCCGCCATCAGGGCGACCAGGGCGCCGGCGACGATCCAGAAGGCCATCATGCCCGAGCCGTTCATCAGGTCCAGCGACCCGACACCCAGACCTTGCAGGCCCAATCCGTCCAGGCCCGACTGCGCTGCGCCCTGCGCCGTGGCGGCCGCCGCTCTCAGGCCTTGCGCCAGGGTCGTATCACCGTCGGCGGTGAAGTTGATGTTCACCCCCTCGCGCACCGCCAGCACGCCGCCGATCAGTCCGGCCGCCGTCAGGGTCAGGGCGCGCCAGCGCGACCGCGTCTCCATGCGCGCCTTGACCGTCGCCAGGAACAGGGCCTCGTCCGGCAGGCTCGGCGCCTGGGCGAACAGCCTTTCGATCATCGGATCGAATTCGTCAGCCGACATGGACCGACCTCCCGCCTGAGCCGTGCGCCGGTTGAAGCCGCGCACGGAGTTTATCCAGACCACGTTTGACATGCGATTTCACCGTGCCAAGCGGCAAATTCATGGCTGCCGCGATTTCCGGATGCGACATCCCCGCGCCGTGGCACAGGGAGACGCAGACACGCTCGGTCTCGCTGAGCGTCTTCAACGCCTCGTCCAGGTCCATCAGACCGCCGTGGTCGACAGCCACATCCGCCTGATCGGCCTCGATCTCGGCGACGTAGCGCGCCTCCTTGGCCACCCGCTTCAGATAGAGCCGCGCGGCGATCTTCTTGATCCAGCCCGCAAACGTCCCCTGTCCGCGAAACTCCGCGCACCGCTGGAACCCTTGCAGGAAGGCGTCCTGCGCCACGTCGTCGGACAGGGACGGCGTCGCCCCCATTCGGCGCAGCAGCCCCCGCACCGCCGACCCATGCCGACGCACCAGTTCGCCATACTCCCGCCGACCGCCGGCCGCCGCCTGGGCGGCCAGCTCCACATCGTGGAAGTCGCGTAGAGACTTGCTCATCAGAGCTTCCCCCGCCTGCCGTGGTCAGTCCGCGCCCTTGTTGAAGAAGCTCAGGACGATGAAGGCCAGGCCGATCGTGACGGGAATGCAGGAGATGCCCAGCAGGCCGCTGTCCAGGTTGCCGTTGAAGTTCCCGCCCAGTTCGCTGACGACCGAGAAGGCGGCGATGCCGATGCCGGACGCCAGCCAGATGACGCCGCGCCGGATGTCCTTGGTGCGCGACGGCAGGCTCT
This genomic interval carries:
- a CDS encoding DUF6249 domain-containing protein, with the protein product MEDFIPIFAMFAVFGSITAIVFGPQVLKYREKRDMQETIRHAVDKGQQLPPELIDVMTKDVQKSLPSRTKDIRRGVIWLASGIGIAAFSVVSELGGNFNGNLDSGLLGISCIPVTIGLAFIVLSFFNKGAD
- the panB gene encoding 3-methyl-2-oxobutanoate hydroxymethyltransferase, giving the protein MSVHTQESVKRITVPDIAGRKGGEPIVCLTAYDAPMAALLDPHCDVLLVGDSLGMAVHGLPNTVGVTLEMMILHGQAVMRGAKRAMVVVDMPFGSYEGGKEVAYANCVRVMKETGAQAVKLETSIEMAEIVAFLVKRGIPVMGHVGLRPQAILAEGGFKAKGRTESERDRVLAEAKAVAEAGAFCIVIEGVAESLAREITETIDVPTIGIGASAACDGQVLVVNDMLGMFDWTPKFVRKYADLRIEIDRAAAAFASDVKTRRFPAEVETYFSKKPASQ
- a CDS encoding tetratricopeptide repeat protein translates to MVDVFEQVEEELRSDKLKRLAKTWLPVFGVVLVVALIGALGWWGWDSLNSNKAAKAAEAYDRGMEALRADKPMDARAAFEEAIKEGNGAYKVLALQQQAGLAVSANKFPEAVRLFDEAAKASSDPILSDPPALKAAFLVMDTAPLAEIEKRLTPLAEDKRPLHAFAQEALALARLQHGKTKEAREAFVLLQLGQDVPDSIRQRAQIAVESIDAGTAAAIKPIIDAAAKATPPAAGAANAMTPSAAQAAPAQAAPAQAAPAAAPAAQ
- a CDS encoding RNA polymerase sigma factor — its product is MSKSLRDFHDVELAAQAAAGGRREYGELVRRHGSAVRGLLRRMGATPSLSDDVAQDAFLQGFQRCAEFRGQGTFAGWIKKIAARLYLKRVAKEARYVAEIEADQADVAVDHGGLMDLDEALKTLSETERVCVSLCHGAGMSHPEIAAAMNLPLGTVKSHVKRGLDKLRARLQPAHGSGGRSVHVG